GCCGACTACCCGCACCGACTCGAAACCTGCCTCCTGGAGCAGGCGCGCGAGCGAAGCCGCCGTGTAGCCGGTGCGGTAGGGGAAGCCCAGCAGGTTGTTGTGGGCGAGGGCCGCACGGGCAAACGACCTGCCCGGTCCCTCCAGGCGTCGCCGGTATCGCACATAGAACTCGCCGCTCGGCACGCGTATGGCGATGTGCCCTCCGGACCGCAGCCGATCGCGAGCGGCACGAACGACCTCCCGCGGGTTCGGTAGCTGATCAAAACAGTTCCAGATCACCACCGCGTCGTAGGGTGGCTCCATCGGGGCATCGGTGATCTCACCCTCGAACACGCGAAACCCGGCTTCGCGTGCGAAAGCGACGGCGGCCGGGTTCACGTCCACTCCGTCGACGACCCATCCTTTCGCTTTCGCGGCCGCCTGAAATGCCCCCACATAGCTGCCGATCTCCAGCGCCCGACCGGCATGCCCCACCAGCCGGGTCAGGCGTCGGGCCTGTCGACCGTAGCTGCGCTTCTGCGCCTCGAAGAGACCTTTCAGTACCCCCTGATCGAGAGCTTCGCCCGCATACAGATCGACCAGATCGCGGCTGCGCTCACGCGGGTTCCGGTAGATCGAGCCGCACTCCCGGCAGCGGCTGAGACGGATTGGCGGATCC
The window above is part of the Longimicrobiaceae bacterium genome. Proteins encoded here:
- a CDS encoding class I SAM-dependent methyltransferase; this encodes MNTAYELATCPVCDSPDDDEVASREAISRELEELWEFHIRRLRPGTPPRFLMDRVVFSQDPPIRLSRCRECGSIYRNPRERSRDLVDLYAGEALDQGVLKGLFEAQKRSYGRQARRLTRLVGHAGRALEIGSYVGAFQAAAKAKGWVVDGVDVNPAAVAFAREAGFRVFEGEITDAPMEPPYDAVVIWNCFDQLPNPREVVRAARDRLRSGGHIAIRVPSGEFYVRYRRRLEGPGRSFARAALAHNNLLGFPYRTGYTAASLARLLQEAGFESVRVVGDNLVPIADRWTLPWARLEEPVVKQILATIERRERAPWLEVYARAPSAG